One region of Synechococcus elongatus PCC 11801 genomic DNA includes:
- a CDS encoding c-type cytochrome, with amino-acid sequence MLFRSSKVDEILNDQFQPTKADGTLPGTLTDQRGNVVRYEIRMNKVLFDYVVANKLYQSEKQSSFPEISAPVGSILVKAAWREVSPEEQGRFYTALADVQNLEGDRYQEKLMGLVGFHVMTKTASAPQWIWSTYEQIDNVEGLHPSFFNPDCPSCLQNQQTQPQVPNQITRETPIPAVDPDCSQKSAAVDNIVALNQVIQKGLGDSVWRHYQLINTQWPVPSRQPSSPSTVFTVLPTVLANTTMESYIQKSSSCMGCHAIARSSNAQQYRSADFSFTFADARPVLKNTQIIPPPRSPKTNWARDNWNSILRGYQIANKTYETLPQYVPQAKLHCASCHLSVGADPKASSWFGMIKKYQYPETDDLQKRINSCFEHSLNGLPLPLERDNPESQALITYMQWLDQEAERFKITLPKTAYPNIQKLNGDSKLGQAIFEQKCAFCHGLNGEGRYGSNTYYRPALWGNQSFNRLAGLAQTETLAKFLKSNMPYQFGGNLTDQEAWDLASFIDRQPRPQGPYQKP; translated from the coding sequence GTGTTATTCCGCAGCAGCAAAGTCGATGAAATCTTGAATGATCAGTTTCAGCCGACCAAAGCAGATGGCACCTTGCCTGGGACATTAACTGATCAAAGAGGGAACGTTGTCCGCTATGAAATTCGGATGAATAAAGTCTTATTTGACTATGTTGTTGCTAACAAGCTTTATCAGTCAGAGAAGCAATCAAGCTTTCCCGAAATCTCAGCTCCTGTCGGATCCATTTTAGTCAAAGCTGCTTGGCGAGAAGTTAGCCCTGAGGAACAAGGACGATTCTATACAGCACTGGCTGATGTGCAAAATCTTGAGGGCGATCGCTACCAAGAAAAATTAATGGGCTTGGTTGGCTTCCATGTGATGACGAAGACAGCCAGCGCGCCCCAGTGGATCTGGAGTACCTATGAGCAGATTGATAATGTAGAAGGTCTGCATCCTTCCTTCTTTAATCCCGATTGTCCTAGCTGTCTGCAAAATCAGCAAACGCAGCCACAAGTTCCAAATCAAATTACGCGTGAAACTCCTATCCCAGCGGTTGATCCTGATTGTAGTCAAAAATCAGCAGCAGTAGACAATATTGTCGCTTTAAATCAAGTGATTCAAAAAGGATTAGGTGATTCAGTTTGGCGTCACTATCAGTTAATTAATACTCAATGGCCTGTCCCTTCACGGCAACCATCGAGTCCGTCAACTGTCTTCACGGTTTTGCCGACTGTTCTGGCAAACACCACGATGGAGAGCTATATCCAGAAGAGTTCTTCCTGCATGGGGTGTCATGCGATCGCCCGATCTAGTAATGCACAGCAGTATCGTTCAGCCGATTTTAGTTTCACATTTGCTGATGCAAGACCAGTTCTAAAGAACACCCAAATTATCCCTCCTCCTCGCTCACCCAAAACGAACTGGGCTCGAGACAACTGGAATAGTATTTTGCGGGGCTATCAGATTGCGAATAAAACCTATGAGACCCTGCCTCAGTATGTTCCCCAAGCAAAACTTCACTGTGCAAGCTGTCATCTCAGTGTTGGAGCCGATCCTAAAGCCTCATCTTGGTTTGGGATGATCAAAAAATATCAGTACCCAGAAACTGACGATTTACAGAAGCGAATCAACTCTTGTTTTGAGCATAGTCTCAATGGCCTGCCGCTACCGCTTGAAAGAGATAATCCAGAATCTCAAGCCCTAATCACCTATATGCAGTGGCTCGATCAGGAAGCAGAACGATTCAAAATCACACTCCCTAAAACGGCTTATCCCAATATTCAAAAGCTCAATGGAGATTCAAAGTTAGGTCAGGCTATCTTTGAGCAAAAGTGTGCATTTTGCCATGGATTGAATGGCGAGGGTCGCTATGGCAGTAACACCTACTATCGTCCAGCTTTATGGGGTAATCAGTCCTTCAATCGTTTAGCTGGGCTTGCACAGACAGAAACCCTCGCAAAGTTCTTGAAATCGAATATGCCCTATCAATTTGGAGGCAACCTGACAGATCAGGAAGCCTGGGATCTAGCAAGCTTTATCGATCGCCAACCCCGCCCCCAAGGTCCCTATCAAAAGCCTTAA
- a CDS encoding cupin domain-containing protein, with product MLKKSRLSSGWLGLIVGLVLIGSLCLPSPAQTQTWRSLSNVVWGQGLPAFSYPFSKTSLVDYDGGVTKQVGTYNFPVSKGMAGVYMTLEPGAIRELHWHANAAEWAYVIEGRTRITLTNPEGEVQIADVEAGGLWYFPRGWGHSIEGIGPGTAKFLLVFNDGTFSEGATFSITDWLSHTPIAWVQQNFGWSQSEVEKLPKKQVYISRYSPQLQPLNQTQSRNPNTPKIAIPYTHNLLAEQPRTKQDDSSLRLASAKEFPASFNMAGAILRLEPGAMRQLHWHPNADEWQYVLNGSMDLAVFASEGKASMSRLQKGDVGYVPKGYGHALRNSSDQPLEVLIVFNDGNYQSIDLNDWIASNPNSVLENVFQISPQLLEKMPRNSNVLISQ from the coding sequence ATGCTAAAAAAATCAAGACTTTCCTCAGGTTGGTTAGGACTGATTGTTGGCTTGGTCTTGATTGGTAGTTTGTGTCTCCCTTCGCCAGCTCAAACACAAACGTGGCGATCGCTTTCGAATGTTGTTTGGGGACAAGGATTACCGGCTTTTAGTTACCCATTCAGCAAAACCTCACTCGTTGACTATGACGGTGGGGTGACTAAGCAGGTTGGAACCTATAACTTTCCTGTTAGCAAAGGAATGGCTGGGGTCTACATGACCCTAGAGCCGGGTGCTATCCGAGAATTACATTGGCATGCGAATGCAGCCGAGTGGGCCTATGTGATTGAAGGCCGCACTCGCATTACCCTAACCAACCCAGAGGGCGAAGTTCAGATTGCCGATGTCGAGGCAGGAGGACTGTGGTATTTTCCTCGGGGCTGGGGGCATAGCATCGAGGGGATCGGCCCTGGAACAGCCAAATTTCTACTCGTCTTTAATGACGGAACTTTCTCAGAAGGTGCAACCTTTAGCATCACTGACTGGCTTTCCCACACCCCCATTGCTTGGGTTCAACAAAATTTTGGCTGGAGTCAGTCTGAGGTTGAGAAACTCCCAAAAAAGCAAGTCTATATCTCTCGCTATAGTCCCCAACTTCAACCGCTGAATCAGACACAGTCTCGCAATCCAAATACGCCCAAGATAGCCATTCCCTATACGCACAATCTTTTGGCTGAGCAGCCACGCACAAAACAGGATGACAGTTCGCTTCGGTTAGCTAGTGCCAAGGAATTTCCAGCGAGCTTCAACATGGCTGGTGCAATTCTGCGGCTAGAACCGGGAGCAATGCGGCAACTGCACTGGCATCCGAATGCAGATGAATGGCAGTACGTGCTCAATGGTTCGATGGATCTTGCTGTCTTTGCTTCTGAAGGCAAGGCGAGTATGAGTCGTCTGCAGAAAGGGGATGTGGGCTATGTCCCTAAAGGGTATGGACATGCACTGCGCAATAGTTCTGATCAACCCCTAGAAGTTCTGATTGTTTTTAATGATGGCAACTATCAAAGTATTGATCTCAATGATTGGATCGCGAGTAACCCGAATTCTGTCTTAGAAAATGTCTTTCAGATCTCTCCCCAGCTCCTCGAAAAAATGCCGAGGAACAGCAATGTTTTGATTTCCCAATAG
- the hypD gene encoding hydrogenase formation protein HypD, giving the protein MRYVEEFRQAEAVQTWVAAIAQRVTRPWTLMEVCGGQTHSIVRYGLDTLLPEGVTLLHGPGCPVCVTPGAVIDQAIAIAADPQVTICSFGDMLRVPGDRQQSLQQARAAGAQVQIVYSPLDAVAIAAKNRDRQVVFLAVGFETTAPATALAIAQAQQLGLDNFSILLSHVRVAPAMVQLLEDPGCRIQAFLAAGHVCTVAGLADYPAIAQRYRVPIAVTGFEPLDILQGIYTCIDQLESERFEVVNCYGRAVQPGGNPAAQQWVERVFAIADQDWRGLGTIPEGGLQFQPAFEAFDARRRFAIAETIEPAPVPDCMSGLVLQGQKQPCDCPAFGRTCTPETPLGAPMVSSEGACAAYYRYRHSPVTMRA; this is encoded by the coding sequence GTGCGCTACGTCGAGGAATTTCGGCAGGCCGAAGCCGTTCAGACGTGGGTAGCGGCGATCGCCCAGCGAGTCACCCGCCCTTGGACACTGATGGAAGTCTGCGGTGGTCAGACCCACAGCATCGTTCGCTATGGCCTCGATACTCTGTTGCCCGAGGGAGTGACGCTGCTGCATGGCCCCGGTTGCCCAGTCTGCGTCACCCCCGGTGCCGTGATCGATCAGGCGATCGCGATCGCAGCGGATCCCCAAGTCACGATCTGCAGCTTCGGCGATATGCTGCGTGTCCCCGGCGATCGCCAGCAGAGTTTGCAACAAGCCCGCGCCGCTGGCGCTCAAGTTCAGATTGTCTACAGTCCGCTGGATGCCGTCGCGATCGCCGCCAAGAACCGCGATCGCCAAGTCGTCTTTCTGGCCGTTGGCTTTGAAACCACAGCGCCAGCAACCGCTCTCGCGATCGCTCAAGCCCAGCAGTTAGGACTAGACAACTTCTCGATCCTGCTCTCCCATGTGCGGGTAGCTCCCGCGATGGTGCAGTTACTAGAGGATCCTGGCTGCCGTATTCAGGCTTTTCTGGCCGCTGGTCATGTTTGCACGGTTGCGGGTCTGGCAGACTATCCCGCGATTGCCCAGCGTTATCGCGTCCCGATCGCCGTTACAGGCTTTGAACCGCTGGATATTTTGCAAGGTATTTATACCTGCATTGACCAACTGGAATCGGAGCGATTTGAAGTCGTGAATTGCTATGGTCGAGCCGTTCAGCCAGGCGGCAATCCAGCAGCCCAGCAATGGGTGGAACGGGTCTTTGCGATCGCGGATCAAGACTGGCGTGGCCTCGGCACCATTCCTGAAGGTGGCCTGCAATTCCAACCAGCCTTCGAAGCCTTTGATGCCCGCCGACGTTTTGCGATCGCTGAGACGATCGAGCCAGCGCCTGTTCCGGATTGCATGAGTGGTCTTGTCCTCCAAGGCCAGAAGCAGCCTTGCGACTGTCCGGCCTTTGGCCGCACTTGCACCCCCGAAACCCCCTTGGGTGCACCGATGGTCTCCAGCGAAGGCGCTTGCGCTGCCTATTATCGCTACCGCCATAGCCCAGTCACCATGAGGGCTTAA